From the genome of Thermoflexus hugenholtzii, one region includes:
- a CDS encoding carbon starvation protein A: protein MSAFWVIIIGILVQLLIWNLYAKRVDREIIQSDPKRATPARMYMDGVDFVPTSRNILIGYHFKSIAAAGPIVGPITAAGLWGWLPALLWLILGVSFIGWASDYSAIMLSVRNDGNSLSAVAYRLISPRTRTLLFVFIFFYLLLIAGAFVNLIAAVLTDPTVPLGIIALAVMGLLMGQMLYRWKMDLVTVTAITLIITLLAMGIGPVGLQQVKEGDQVKTIQGPVGQVFARFNAAIDSLVGGKPLYTYFDPTANPDPKTGRLLGLDRPVRLSFVFWMLFTFVFCYLGANLPIWRFAQPVNYLGFWVTALVILLSYIGGIVGFFTNPQAVSFKLPAVRGFQPAAVGIQPLWPMLFVTIACGAISGWHALFGSVGTARQLEYETDALPVGGGAMLFGENTLGLLSLIAISLNAPGATAQERFASGVGILLSQLFGEGFFLYGKALGFAAFVVIVITVVQLVFRLMRVTLGEWVGETQPIFKNMHVASLISMALAAFLVLTGTWIYLWQLFGAANQLMAGLALLIVTVWLVSERRPAWYAGLPGVFMYVTTMAAILVTLYNQIPALNAALAKGNIVAIIGAITMLILAALLFLAAAFIAYEGWQAFNRWRVAPARPAPAGGGE, encoded by the coding sequence ATGAGCGCCTTCTGGGTCATTATCATCGGCATCCTGGTCCAGCTGCTCATCTGGAACCTCTACGCCAAGCGGGTCGACCGGGAGATCATCCAGTCCGACCCGAAGCGGGCGACCCCAGCCCGCATGTATATGGACGGCGTGGATTTCGTCCCCACCAGCCGCAACATCCTGATCGGCTATCACTTCAAGTCCATCGCCGCGGCGGGGCCCATCGTGGGGCCGATCACGGCGGCCGGGCTGTGGGGCTGGCTCCCCGCCCTCCTCTGGCTGATCCTGGGGGTGTCCTTCATCGGGTGGGCCAGCGACTACAGCGCCATCATGCTCTCCGTGCGCAACGATGGGAACTCCCTGAGCGCCGTGGCTTACCGCCTGATCAGCCCCCGCACCCGCACCCTCCTCTTCGTGTTCATCTTCTTCTACCTGCTGCTGATCGCCGGAGCCTTCGTGAACCTGATCGCCGCCGTTCTCACGGACCCAACGGTTCCCCTGGGTATCATTGCCCTGGCGGTGATGGGCCTCCTGATGGGGCAGATGCTCTATCGGTGGAAGATGGATCTGGTAACGGTCACCGCTATCACCTTAATCATCACGTTACTGGCTATGGGGATCGGCCCGGTCGGGTTGCAGCAGGTGAAGGAGGGGGATCAGGTCAAGACCATCCAGGGGCCGGTGGGCCAGGTCTTCGCCCGCTTCAATGCGGCCATCGACAGCCTGGTCGGCGGCAAACCGCTCTACACCTACTTTGATCCTACGGCCAACCCAGACCCCAAGACGGGCCGTTTGTTGGGTTTGGATCGCCCGGTTCGCCTCTCGTTCGTGTTCTGGATGCTCTTCACCTTCGTGTTCTGTTATCTGGGAGCTAACCTCCCCATTTGGCGCTTCGCCCAACCCGTTAACTACCTCGGTTTCTGGGTGACCGCGCTGGTCATCCTCCTGAGCTATATCGGTGGCATCGTGGGTTTCTTCACCAACCCGCAGGCGGTGTCTTTCAAGCTCCCTGCGGTGCGAGGATTCCAGCCCGCCGCCGTCGGCATTCAACCCCTGTGGCCGATGCTATTCGTGACCATCGCCTGCGGCGCCATCTCCGGGTGGCACGCCCTCTTTGGCTCGGTGGGCACCGCCCGGCAGCTGGAGTATGAGACCGATGCCCTGCCGGTGGGCGGTGGGGCCATGCTCTTCGGTGAGAACACCCTGGGGTTGCTCTCCTTGATTGCAATCTCCCTGAACGCCCCTGGGGCTACCGCCCAGGAGCGCTTCGCCTCTGGCGTGGGCATCCTGCTCTCCCAGTTGTTCGGCGAGGGATTCTTCCTGTATGGCAAGGCCCTGGGCTTCGCGGCCTTCGTGGTCATCGTCATCACCGTGGTCCAGCTGGTCTTCCGGCTAATGCGGGTCACCCTGGGGGAGTGGGTCGGAGAGACCCAGCCGATCTTTAAGAACATGCATGTAGCCAGCCTGATCTCGATGGCGCTGGCGGCCTTCCTGGTGCTCACCGGGACCTGGATCTACCTCTGGCAGCTGTTCGGCGCGGCCAACCAGCTGATGGCCGGCCTGGCCCTGCTCATCGTCACCGTCTGGCTGGTCTCGGAGCGGCGGCCGGCCTGGTACGCGGGGCTGCCGGGGGTCTTCATGTATGTGACGACCATGGCCGCTATCCTGGTCACCCTCTATAACCAGATCCCGGCGCTGAACGCGGCCCTGGCCAAGGGGAACATCGTGGCCATCATCGGGGCCATCACCATGCTGATCCTGGCCGCCTTGCTCTTCCTCGCTGCGGCGTTCATCGCCTACGAGGGCTGGCAGGCTTTCAACCGCTGGCGGGTGGCACCGGCGCGCCCGGCCCCGGCCGGCGGCGGGGAGTGA
- a CDS encoding universal stress protein, producing the protein MGHPLGVALALVFLVIVSATLFWMLRVPRPVPAEVARAVYSVEAARCIVVPIVEGIYSERAVELACRLGEPQHARLVLVHVLEVPYTVPLDTPLPELEARGQRALETARFIAMQHGMKPEIYLIRHRSAPEGILSVARQVGADQIIMGIGLKHRPSGDGLGRTVQEVMRRAACEVIVAKAPMRE; encoded by the coding sequence ATGGGACATCCGTTGGGCGTTGCGCTGGCGCTGGTGTTCCTGGTGATCGTCTCGGCGACCCTGTTCTGGATGCTGCGGGTGCCCCGACCGGTCCCGGCGGAGGTGGCCCGGGCGGTCTACTCGGTGGAGGCCGCCCGCTGCATCGTGGTTCCCATCGTGGAGGGGATCTATTCCGAGCGGGCGGTGGAGCTGGCCTGTCGGCTGGGGGAACCCCAGCACGCCCGCCTGGTCCTGGTCCACGTCCTGGAGGTTCCCTACACGGTGCCCCTGGACACCCCCCTCCCGGAGCTGGAGGCGCGGGGCCAGCGGGCCCTGGAGACCGCCCGCTTCATCGCCATGCAGCACGGGATGAAGCCGGAGATCTATTTGATCCGGCATCGCTCCGCTCCGGAGGGGATCCTCAGCGTGGCCCGGCAGGTCGGGGCGGATCAGATCATCATGGGGATCGGGCTGAAGCACCGACCCTCCGGCGACGGCCTGGGGCGGACGGTGCAGGAGGTGATGCGCCGGGCAGCCTGCGAGGTGATCGTGGCCAAGGCGCCCATGCGGGAATGA
- a CDS encoding NIL domain-containing protein, translating into MDQTTLRRVKLVYPPALIDEPLLYRLIQRFGLLVNIRRAHVEATEAWLVVDLEGPPDRVEEGLAWIQKQGVLVEPVEPL; encoded by the coding sequence ATGGACCAGACGACCCTGCGGCGGGTGAAGCTGGTGTATCCCCCGGCGTTGATCGATGAGCCGCTGCTCTACCGGCTCATCCAGCGGTTCGGCCTGCTGGTCAACATCCGTCGGGCCCATGTGGAGGCCACCGAGGCCTGGCTGGTGGTCGATCTGGAGGGCCCGCCCGATCGCGTGGAGGAGGGGCTGGCCTGGATCCAGAAGCAGGGGGTGCTGGTGGAGCCGGTGGAGCCGCTGTGA
- a CDS encoding cytochrome C oxidase subunit IV family protein, giving the protein MEAKAHKHPNYVLVGIVLILLTILEVSVIRLPVPQLPFLLGFAIAKGLLILMYFMHLKFDSRLYAVLFAYPWPLALLLVGMLIWLYFGFRA; this is encoded by the coding sequence ATGGAGGCGAAAGCCCACAAGCATCCGAACTACGTCCTGGTGGGGATCGTCCTGATCCTCCTCACCATCCTGGAGGTGAGCGTCATCCGTCTGCCGGTGCCCCAGCTGCCCTTCCTGCTGGGGTTCGCCATCGCCAAGGGGCTCCTCATCCTGATGTATTTCATGCACCTGAAGTTCGACTCGCGGCTCTACGCGGTGCTCTTCGCCTATCCCTGGCCCCTGGCGCTTTTGCTGGTGGGGATGCTGATCTGGCTGTATTTCGGGTTCCGGGCGTAG
- the ctaD gene encoding cytochrome c oxidase subunit I: MASSTVALPRVYAERGLLSWLTTVDHKRIGILYILGAGFFALIGGLEALLIRTQLAIPNHRVLVGEAYNQVLTMHGTTMVFLVVMPVLAGLGNYVVPLMIGARDMAYPRLNAFGVWMFLLGGIFLNLSFLLGGAPDAGWFGYAPLTAKTFSKGAGIDFWILGLQLLGISSITSSINFVSTILLLRAPGLTLNRLPLFAWTTLVTAFLILFAMPSISAALFLLFLDRHLGTHFFNPAAGGDPLLWQHLFWFFGHPEVYIMILPAMGIVSEVLPVFSRKPIFGYTAVAYSSVAIGFIGFTVWAHHMFAVGLPDVVNAFFSAASMLVAVPTAIKVFNWIATIWGGSVRYRAPFLFAAAFVALFVIGGLSGLFLASVPVDWQVTDTYFVVAHFHYTLFGGSMFAIVAGIYYWFPKITGRFLDERLGRLHFALQFIGFNLTFFPMHFLGLMGMPRRVYTYAAGLGWESLNLLATIGAFILALGFVVFFVNIARSLVAGERAPDDPWDGHTLEWLTSSPPPPYNFARVPVVHSRRPAWDRKYTGNPHPRPVAEAPTAQAPGGDGPEGDSEAELIHLPAPSLWPLILAAGLTVFALGLVTHWIFIPLGLLLFALGLARWVQQPLFPETHEASS, encoded by the coding sequence ATGGCCAGCTCGACGGTCGCGCTCCCCCGCGTGTATGCCGAACGCGGGTTGCTCTCGTGGTTGACCACAGTCGACCACAAGCGCATCGGCATCCTTTACATCCTGGGCGCCGGGTTCTTTGCCCTGATCGGCGGCCTGGAGGCCCTGCTCATCCGCACCCAGCTGGCGATCCCGAACCACCGGGTGCTGGTGGGGGAGGCTTACAACCAGGTCCTGACCATGCACGGCACGACCATGGTCTTCCTGGTGGTGATGCCGGTGCTGGCGGGCCTGGGGAACTATGTGGTCCCCCTGATGATCGGGGCCCGGGACATGGCCTACCCCCGCCTCAACGCCTTCGGCGTGTGGATGTTCCTGCTCGGCGGGATCTTCCTGAACCTGAGCTTCCTCCTGGGCGGGGCGCCGGACGCGGGGTGGTTCGGCTACGCGCCGCTGACGGCGAAAACCTTCTCCAAAGGCGCCGGCATCGACTTCTGGATCCTGGGCCTGCAGCTGTTGGGGATCTCCTCCATCACCTCCTCCATCAACTTTGTCTCTACCATCCTGCTGTTGCGGGCGCCCGGTCTCACTCTGAACCGGCTGCCGCTTTTCGCCTGGACCACGCTGGTGACCGCCTTCCTCATTCTCTTTGCGATGCCCAGCATCTCGGCGGCCCTGTTCCTCCTGTTCCTGGACCGCCATCTGGGGACCCATTTCTTCAACCCGGCGGCGGGCGGCGACCCGTTGCTGTGGCAGCACCTCTTCTGGTTCTTCGGCCACCCGGAGGTCTACATCATGATCCTGCCGGCCATGGGGATCGTCTCGGAGGTGCTGCCGGTTTTCTCCCGCAAGCCCATCTTCGGCTACACGGCGGTGGCCTACTCCAGCGTGGCCATCGGCTTCATCGGGTTCACCGTCTGGGCTCACCACATGTTCGCCGTGGGGCTGCCGGATGTGGTGAACGCCTTCTTCTCGGCCGCCAGCATGCTGGTGGCGGTGCCCACGGCCATCAAGGTCTTCAACTGGATCGCCACCATCTGGGGCGGGTCGGTGCGGTATCGGGCGCCCTTCCTCTTCGCCGCCGCCTTCGTCGCCCTCTTCGTCATCGGCGGGTTGAGCGGCCTGTTCCTGGCCTCGGTCCCGGTGGACTGGCAGGTGACGGACACCTATTTCGTGGTCGCCCACTTCCATTACACGCTCTTCGGCGGCTCCATGTTCGCCATCGTGGCCGGGATCTACTACTGGTTCCCCAAGATCACCGGCCGCTTCCTGGACGAGCGGCTGGGCCGCCTGCACTTCGCCCTGCAGTTCATCGGCTTCAACCTCACGTTCTTCCCGATGCATTTCCTGGGCCTGATGGGCATGCCCCGGCGGGTTTACACTTACGCGGCGGGCCTGGGCTGGGAGAGCCTGAACCTGCTGGCCACCATCGGCGCCTTCATCCTGGCCCTGGGCTTCGTGGTCTTCTTCGTCAACATCGCCCGCAGCCTGGTCGCCGGGGAGCGGGCCCCGGACGATCCGTGGGACGGCCACACCCTGGAGTGGCTGACTTCCTCGCCTCCGCCGCCCTATAACTTCGCCCGCGTCCCGGTGGTTCACAGCCGCCGGCCGGCCTGGGACCGCAAATACACCGGGAACCCCCATCCGCGTCCGGTGGCGGAGGCCCCGACGGCGCAGGCCCCCGGTGGGGATGGGCCCGAAGGGGATTCGGAGGCGGAGCTCATCCATCTGCCCGCGCCGAGCCTCTGGCCGCTGATCCTGGCGGCCGGGCTGACGGTCTTCGCCCTGGGGCTGGTGACCCACTGGATCTTCATCCCCCTGGGGCTCCTCCTGTTCGCCCTGGGGCTGGCCCGCTGGGTCCAGCAGCCCCTGTTCCCGGAAACCCACGAGGCCTCATCGTAA
- a CDS encoding tRNA (adenine-N1)-methyltransferase: protein MQEPSKAAKPGDLALLLDARGKPFLVRLEPGGRLHTHRGVVAHEDCIGRPWGSVVRSHRGEPFYLLEPSTEELIRYLPRQTQILYPKDIGYILLKLAVRPGRLVLEAGTGSGGLTLALAQAVWPLGRVVTYEVRPEMQALARRNLERVGLAEMVTWRLRDIAEGFEETEADALFLDLPEPWAYLPQAAAALRSGGFFGAILPTANQVIRLLEALPAHGFGFIETVEVLLRPYHAVGWRFRPADRMVAHTGFLIFARRLLEPPAPEEGTFPAAPEEESLEIPSGIQP from the coding sequence ATGCAGGAGCCCTCCAAGGCGGCGAAACCCGGCGATCTGGCCCTGCTCCTGGACGCCCGGGGGAAGCCGTTCCTGGTCCGACTGGAGCCGGGCGGACGCCTGCACACCCATCGGGGGGTGGTGGCTCATGAGGATTGCATCGGCCGGCCCTGGGGGAGCGTGGTGCGTTCCCACCGGGGGGAGCCCTTCTACCTGCTGGAGCCCTCCACGGAGGAGCTGATCCGTTACCTCCCCCGACAGACCCAGATCCTCTACCCCAAGGACATCGGCTACATCCTGCTGAAGCTGGCGGTCCGCCCCGGCCGTCTGGTTCTGGAGGCGGGCACCGGGAGCGGAGGGCTGACCCTGGCCCTGGCCCAGGCGGTCTGGCCCCTGGGCCGGGTGGTCACCTATGAGGTGCGCCCCGAGATGCAGGCCCTGGCCCGCCGCAACCTGGAGCGAGTGGGCCTGGCGGAGATGGTCACCTGGCGCCTGCGGGACATCGCAGAGGGCTTCGAGGAGACCGAGGCCGATGCCCTGTTCCTGGATCTGCCGGAGCCGTGGGCATATCTCCCCCAGGCGGCCGCCGCCCTGCGGAGCGGCGGCTTCTTCGGCGCGATCCTCCCCACCGCCAACCAGGTCATCCGCCTCCTGGAGGCCCTTCCGGCGCACGGCTTCGGCTTCATCGAGACGGTGGAGGTCCTCCTGCGCCCCTACCACGCCGTGGGCTGGCGTTTCCGCCCCGCCGACCGCATGGTCGCCCACACCGGCTTCCTGATCTTCGCCCGCCGCCTCCTGGAACCACCGGCTCCGGAGGAGGGCACGTTCCCCGCTGCTCCCGAAGAAGAGTCGCTGGAAATCCCCTCCGGTATCCAGCCGTAG
- a CDS encoding APC family permease — MASEAVARREHVGLRREVTVWGSFTWGYADVGADVYVALGLVMAAAQGATPLAFLIAGIVYIMVGLAYTEMAAAYPSAGGGHYFTLRGLGDFWGLVAGAALMLDYTVDVALFAMASAGYINFFFPAFREFRTTVGPFHDVNLIWLAETLVLILLLALLNVKGIRESSLFNSVLGALDLVMESSIIVIGFAFAWQPELFLHQWRTQFPPTEQLLYAVSIAVISYVGLESVSQATQETIRPATVIPRTSLALIVIVLLFALAFPTVSLGILPWQEIAAREGDPVARLASQLPMVGFLAGPMAAVLAATIVLISANTGVMGASRLAYSMAELGLIGEGLSWVHPRFRTPVRAVLVFSGVAAAEAVFAFLSGRRALETMANMYAFGAMLAYFLSTIALVALRIKEPHVPRPYRVPLNLRWRDVEIPIPGVLGVIGTGLMVLIVLYTHDIARITGPIWVGLWVLYYAWYRRRTGRPVWGSLPRDWDAQQLKILEDTGEYELLERFRIERMRRQQERGRA, encoded by the coding sequence ATGGCCTCTGAGGCGGTTGCTCGACGGGAGCATGTCGGCTTACGGCGAGAGGTCACCGTCTGGGGTTCCTTCACCTGGGGTTATGCCGATGTGGGGGCGGACGTCTACGTCGCCCTCGGCCTGGTGATGGCGGCGGCTCAAGGGGCCACCCCCCTGGCCTTCCTGATCGCCGGGATCGTTTACATCATGGTCGGCCTGGCTTATACCGAAATGGCCGCGGCCTATCCCTCAGCGGGGGGAGGTCACTATTTCACCCTGCGCGGGCTGGGGGATTTCTGGGGCCTGGTGGCCGGGGCCGCCCTGATGCTCGATTACACGGTGGACGTCGCCCTCTTCGCCATGGCCTCCGCGGGTTATATCAACTTCTTCTTCCCGGCCTTCCGGGAGTTTCGGACCACGGTGGGGCCCTTCCACGACGTCAACCTGATCTGGCTGGCCGAGACGCTGGTCCTCATCCTGCTGCTGGCCTTGCTGAACGTGAAGGGCATCCGGGAGTCCTCCCTCTTCAACTCGGTCCTGGGGGCCCTGGACCTGGTGATGGAGTCCAGCATCATCGTGATCGGCTTCGCCTTCGCCTGGCAACCGGAGCTCTTCCTCCATCAGTGGCGGACCCAGTTCCCCCCCACCGAGCAGCTGCTCTATGCAGTCTCCATCGCGGTGATCTCGTATGTGGGGTTGGAGTCGGTCTCCCAGGCGACCCAGGAGACCATCCGGCCGGCGACGGTGATCCCCCGCACCTCCCTGGCCCTCATCGTCATCGTCCTCCTCTTCGCCCTGGCCTTCCCCACGGTGTCCCTGGGCATCCTGCCCTGGCAGGAGATCGCCGCCCGGGAGGGAGACCCGGTGGCCCGCCTGGCCAGCCAGCTCCCCATGGTGGGGTTCCTGGCCGGCCCCATGGCGGCCGTGCTGGCGGCCACCATCGTCCTGATCTCCGCCAACACCGGGGTGATGGGGGCCAGCCGCCTGGCCTACAGCATGGCCGAGCTGGGCCTGATCGGCGAGGGGCTCTCCTGGGTCCACCCCCGCTTCCGCACCCCGGTCCGTGCCGTCCTGGTCTTTTCCGGAGTGGCCGCGGCGGAGGCGGTCTTCGCTTTCCTGAGCGGGCGCCGGGCTCTGGAGACCATGGCCAACATGTATGCCTTCGGGGCGATGCTGGCTTACTTCCTGAGCACCATCGCCCTGGTGGCCCTGCGGATCAAAGAGCCCCACGTCCCGCGCCCGTATCGGGTTCCCTTAAATCTGCGCTGGCGTGATGTGGAGATCCCCATCCCGGGGGTCCTGGGGGTGATCGGCACCGGGCTGATGGTCCTCATCGTGCTCTACACCCACGACATCGCCCGCATCACCGGTCCGATCTGGGTGGGCCTGTGGGTGCTCTACTACGCGTGGTATCGCCGGCGCACCGGCAGGCCGGTGTGGGGGAGCCTCCCTCGCGATTGGGACGCCCAGCAGCTGAAGATCCTGGAGGACACCGGGGAATACGAGCTGCTGGAGCGCTTCCGCATCGAGCGGATGCGCCGACAGCAGGAGCGGGGACGGGCATGA
- a CDS encoding TrkA family potassium uptake protein gives MRIVILGCGRLGAYLARQFAREGHAVTVIDREREALEALGPDFPGETVVGMGIDAEVLRRAGIEQADVFIAVTGYDNTNIMAAEVAREIFGVPRVITRLNDPLRAEIFQELGLKTISPTALAAEAIRKCLED, from the coding sequence ATGCGCATCGTGATCCTGGGTTGCGGTCGTCTGGGGGCGTATCTGGCTCGTCAGTTCGCGCGGGAGGGCCATGCGGTGACGGTGATCGATCGGGAGCGGGAGGCCCTGGAAGCCCTGGGGCCGGACTTCCCGGGGGAGACGGTGGTCGGGATGGGCATCGACGCGGAGGTGCTGCGCCGGGCCGGGATCGAACAGGCGGATGTCTTCATCGCCGTCACCGGCTACGACAACACCAACATCATGGCCGCCGAGGTCGCCCGGGAGATCTTCGGCGTGCCCCGGGTGATCACCCGGCTGAACGATCCGCTGCGGGCGGAGATCTTCCAGGAGCTGGGGCTGAAGACCATCTCCCCCACCGCCCTGGCGGCGGAGGCCATCCGCAAGTGCCTGGAGGATTAG
- a CDS encoding PIG-L deacetylase family protein — protein sequence MMDFECSMGTLWVLSPHPDDAVLSCGGTLYRTARAGIPVRVITVFAGDPRDPIPPFAQALHTLWGGGEQAMAMRRAEDREALDMLGAQAIHWDLPDVIYRRDAQGQPLCQGREDLFRPIHPDEALWIERIREALDALPWEEGDLLLAPLALGGHVDHRLVRAAVEGLSRTGIRLGFYEDFPYAETEPFADLPGWQPCRVALGEEDLRMKAAAIRAYRSQWPIFFLNEEEILERIRAYALRVGEGTPAERFWFPPA from the coding sequence ATGATGGACTTCGAGTGCTCAATGGGAACACTGTGGGTGCTCTCTCCACATCCGGATGACGCCGTCCTCTCCTGCGGGGGGACCCTCTACCGGACGGCCCGGGCCGGCATACCGGTTCGGGTGATCACGGTCTTCGCCGGGGATCCCAGGGATCCCATCCCTCCCTTCGCCCAGGCGTTGCACACCCTGTGGGGCGGCGGGGAACAGGCCATGGCCATGCGGCGCGCGGAGGATCGGGAGGCGCTGGACATGCTCGGCGCCCAGGCCATTCACTGGGACCTCCCGGATGTCATCTATCGCCGGGACGCTCAGGGCCAGCCCCTCTGTCAGGGTCGAGAGGATCTCTTCCGCCCCATCCATCCGGACGAGGCGCTCTGGATCGAGCGGATCCGGGAGGCCCTGGACGCCCTCCCCTGGGAGGAGGGAGATCTCCTCCTGGCCCCTCTGGCCCTGGGCGGGCATGTGGATCACCGTCTGGTCCGGGCCGCTGTGGAAGGCCTTTCCCGGACTGGAATCCGGCTGGGGTTCTATGAGGATTTCCCCTACGCGGAGACCGAGCCCTTCGCCGACCTCCCCGGGTGGCAGCCATGCCGGGTGGCGCTGGGCGAGGAGGACCTCCGGATGAAAGCGGCGGCGATCCGCGCTTATCGTTCCCAGTGGCCCATCTTTTTCCTCAATGAGGAAGAAATCCTGGAACGGATCCGCGCCTATGCCCTTCGGGTCGGCGAGGGGACCCCGGCGGAGCGGTTCTGGTTCCCGCCCGCGTGA
- the coxB gene encoding cytochrome c oxidase subunit II: MPSACDRRKGWALDRRVVMGVMLGLLTGCAAQSPSILRPVSPKGRAEADLFGFILAITAFVFIVVEALLLYAVVRFRARDPRAIPPQIHGNRALEVSWTTVTALGLAVIFAMTWRTMAATSTPPADALPVKVIGHQWWWEFQYPTLGITTANELVIPVGQPLRVTVTSADVIHSFWVPQLGGKMDAIPGRENVLWLQADAEGTYYGQCAELCGASHANMRLRVHAVSREAFDRWVEAQRAPAASPTEPLAQQGYQVFMSKACVGCHTINGTPAQGKVGPNLTHVGSRTTIAAGLLENTPENLARWLDNPPAIKPGSLMPRLGLTPQEIQALVAYLSSLK, encoded by the coding sequence ATGCCATCCGCATGCGATCGACGGAAGGGATGGGCCCTCGATCGAAGGGTCGTGATGGGGGTGATGCTGGGCCTCCTGACCGGATGCGCCGCCCAGAGCCCCTCCATCCTGCGCCCGGTCTCCCCCAAAGGGCGCGCCGAGGCGGATCTGTTCGGCTTCATTTTGGCGATCACCGCCTTCGTCTTCATCGTGGTGGAAGCCCTGCTGCTCTACGCCGTCGTCCGCTTCCGGGCCCGGGATCCCCGGGCGATCCCCCCTCAGATCCATGGGAACCGCGCGCTGGAGGTCTCCTGGACCACGGTGACCGCCCTGGGGCTGGCGGTGATCTTCGCCATGACCTGGCGGACGATGGCGGCGACCTCCACGCCGCCGGCGGATGCGCTGCCGGTGAAGGTCATCGGCCACCAGTGGTGGTGGGAGTTTCAATATCCCACCCTGGGGATCACCACCGCCAATGAGCTGGTGATCCCGGTCGGCCAGCCCCTTCGGGTCACCGTCACCTCCGCCGACGTCATCCACAGCTTCTGGGTCCCCCAGCTGGGCGGCAAGATGGATGCCATCCCCGGCCGGGAGAACGTCCTGTGGCTGCAGGCCGATGCGGAGGGGACCTACTACGGGCAGTGCGCGGAGCTGTGCGGCGCCTCCCACGCCAACATGCGGCTGCGGGTGCATGCGGTCTCCCGGGAGGCCTTCGACCGATGGGTGGAAGCCCAGCGGGCGCCCGCGGCTTCTCCGACGGAGCCCCTGGCGCAGCAGGGCTATCAGGTCTTTATGAGCAAGGCCTGCGTGGGCTGCCACACCATCAACGGCACGCCCGCCCAGGGGAAGGTCGGGCCGAACCTCACCCACGTGGGCAGCCGGACGACGATCGCGGCGGGCCTTCTGGAGAACACTCCGGAGAACCTGGCCCGCTGGCTCGATAATCCCCCGGCCATCAAGCCGGGCTCGTTAATGCCCCGCCTGGGCCTGACCCCGCAGGAGATCCAGGCCCTGGTGGCGTATCTCTCGTCCCTGAAGTGA
- a CDS encoding cytochrome c oxidase subunit 3, whose product MASHHPAVGSEIAVDSRKLGVWVFLASEVIFFASLIVSYLVLHNRVTSGPTAHEALTLTIPTINTMILLTSSVAMVLALAHLRDGNRRASIAWLLTTAWLGICFLILKAVEYSQHLHEGLTPSVNVFGSAYYTVTGFHAAHVAVGVIWILSVALGLRRRLSPQNDVLVETVGLYWHFVDLVWVAIFMVVYLLR is encoded by the coding sequence ATGGCCAGCCATCATCCGGCGGTCGGATCCGAGATCGCGGTGGACAGCCGCAAGCTGGGGGTCTGGGTCTTCCTGGCCTCCGAGGTGATCTTTTTCGCCTCCCTGATCGTCTCCTACCTGGTGCTGCACAACCGGGTCACCAGCGGTCCCACCGCCCATGAGGCCCTCACCCTGACCATCCCCACCATCAACACGATGATCCTGCTCACCAGCAGCGTGGCCATGGTGCTGGCCCTGGCCCACTTGCGGGACGGCAACCGGCGGGCCTCCATCGCCTGGCTGCTCACCACCGCCTGGCTGGGGATCTGCTTCCTGATCCTGAAGGCGGTGGAATACAGCCAGCATCTTCATGAAGGCCTCACCCCCAGCGTCAACGTCTTCGGCTCCGCCTACTACACGGTCACCGGCTTCCATGCCGCCCACGTGGCGGTGGGGGTGATCTGGATCCTGAGCGTGGCCCTGGGGCTGCGCCGCCGCCTCTCGCCGCAAAACGATGTCCTGGTGGAGACGGTGGGGCTTTACTGGCACTTCGTGGACCTGGTGTGGGTAGCGATCTTCATGGTGGTGTATCTGTTGCGCTGA
- a CDS encoding TrkA family potassium uptake protein, translating into MYLIIVGGGKVGYYLSKSLLAEGHEVLLIEKNPRRAAFLIDELGTDHVWVGDGCDSSTFAQVGMNRADAVIAVTGDDEDNLVVCLLAKRKFNVPRTIARINNPRNAEIFARLGIDVTVSTTEVIQAQIERALPLRSLVHLLALRRGGIQLVEGKVAPGAPADGRPIRELGIPADALVVMVVRGDQTFIPSGDTVLQAEDELLAVTTPQSEPILRRLLLGA; encoded by the coding sequence ATGTATCTCATCATCGTCGGCGGCGGCAAGGTCGGCTATTACCTGAGCAAGTCCCTGCTGGCGGAGGGGCACGAGGTGCTTCTGATCGAGAAGAACCCCCGCCGCGCGGCCTTCCTGATCGACGAGCTGGGGACGGACCACGTCTGGGTGGGGGACGGCTGCGATTCCAGCACCTTCGCCCAGGTGGGGATGAACCGGGCCGACGCGGTGATTGCGGTGACAGGGGACGACGAGGACAACCTGGTGGTGTGTTTGCTCGCCAAGCGCAAATTCAACGTCCCCCGGACCATCGCCCGCATCAACAACCCGCGCAACGCGGAGATCTTCGCCCGCCTGGGGATCGACGTGACGGTCTCCACCACAGAGGTCATCCAGGCCCAGATCGAGCGGGCCCTGCCCCTGCGCTCCCTGGTGCACCTGCTGGCCCTGCGCCGCGGGGGCATCCAGCTGGTGGAAGGGAAGGTCGCCCCCGGGGCGCCTGCCGACGGGCGGCCCATCCGGGAGCTGGGCATCCCGGCGGACGCCCTGGTGGTGATGGTGGTGCGCGGGGACCAGACCTTCATCCCCTCTGGGGACACCGTCCTGCAGGCCGAGGACGAGCTCCTCGCCGTGACCACCCCGCAGAGCGAGCCGATCCTGCGGCGCCTGTTGCTGGGCGCCTGA